A single window of Dermacentor albipictus isolate Rhodes 1998 colony chromosome 1, USDA_Dalb.pri_finalv2, whole genome shotgun sequence DNA harbors:
- the LOC135909657 gene encoding COMM domain-containing protein 1-like, with protein MSKEAFFGLLSGLAQRLYYSDPDATDELLKNELYPSLSDEHFSKLVSKATTVLRTLAASNMDWTQLEAFLTSQTKRQEGGLTQEQAECTSRFWRNHRARVRASVVAQSRWNPGLDSCSWRVDLEGPTAQVTLGELQFQMGKVELESLLESIAAVQVALDKHCPRAK; from the exons ATGAGTAAAGAAGCATTTTTCGGCCTTCTAAGCGGCTTAGCCCAGCGATTGTATTACAGTGACCCTGATGCAACGGACGAATTGTTGAAAAATGAACTGTATCCTTCACTTTCGGATGAACATTTTTCCAAATTGGTCTCCAAGGCAACGACAGTACTAAGG ACGCTTGCTGCGTCTAACATGGACTGGACACAGCTGGAGGCGTTCCTCACATCGCAGACCAAGCGACAGGAAGGCGGCCTGACTCAGGAGCAAGCGGAGTGCACTTCTCGATTCTGGAGAAACCACCGTGCGCGCGTGCGGGCCAGTGTTGTGGCCCAGAGTCGCTGGAATCCGGGCCTAGACTCGTGCTCGTGGAGGGTGGACCTTGAAGGCCCCACGGCGCAAGTGACTTTGGGAGAACTGCAGTTTCAGATGGGCAAGGTGGAACTCGAGTCCTTGCTCGAGAGTATCGCTGCTGTTCAAGTTGCCTTGGACAAACACTGCCCTAGAGCGAAGTGA